The proteins below are encoded in one region of Candidatus Babeliales bacterium:
- the truB gene encoding tRNA pseudouridine(55) synthase TruB, giving the protein MDNVVKCGFLLINKPVGMSSYGCIGYIKRILLHQGNGVTVRQKIKIGHAGTLDPFACGLLIIALGREATCLLSRVMVMEKTYVATGKCGELTDTLDYTGTVVATSDKIPTKQELQQALDSFGSSYEQIPPLYSALKYQGKPLYLLARKKMMNEQQLQEIADNKRRIVQLYDKQLLSYESPFFTIQARVSCGTYIRTLVNDIAIRAGSCATTYQLARTAIGPFNLDQAVDLQSIESIDDINARIIPIDNFFL; this is encoded by the coding sequence ATGGATAACGTTGTTAAATGTGGATTTTTATTAATTAATAAGCCGGTTGGTATGAGTTCCTATGGATGCATTGGCTACATCAAAAGAATTCTGTTACATCAAGGCAACGGCGTAACAGTGCGCCAAAAAATTAAAATCGGCCATGCAGGGACGCTAGATCCTTTTGCTTGTGGGTTATTGATTATTGCTCTTGGTCGTGAGGCTACGTGTCTTCTTTCGCGTGTTATGGTTATGGAAAAGACATATGTTGCAACAGGTAAATGTGGCGAATTAACTGATACGCTCGATTATACTGGCACGGTTGTAGCAACATCGGATAAAATTCCAACAAAACAGGAGTTGCAACAAGCGTTAGACTCTTTTGGCTCTTCTTATGAACAAATTCCTCCTCTGTATTCTGCGTTAAAATATCAGGGAAAACCGTTATACTTGCTGGCGCGCAAAAAAATGATGAACGAACAGCAGTTGCAGGAAATAGCTGATAATAAACGCAGAATTGTTCAATTGTATGATAAACAACTTTTATCGTATGAATCTCCCTTTTTTACTATTCAAGCACGTGTTTCTTGTGGTACGTATATTCGTACTCTGGTCAATGATATTGCAATTCGCGCAGGTAGCTGTGCAACAACATATCAGCTTGCTCGTACAGCAATAGGGCCATTCAATCTTGATCAGGCAGTAGATTTGCAATCAATTGAAAGTATTGATGATATTAATGCTCGTATTATTCCAATTGATAACTTCTTTTTATAA
- the tyrS gene encoding tyrosine--tRNA ligase, with amino-acid sequence MMSEMDKIEQLTAGTVNIYSENELVAAIKSGKKLKVKLGADPTAPDLHLGHTVVFSKLKQFQDLGHEVIFLIGDFTAQIGDPTGRDKTRPPLTEDVINHNLQSYFDQVGRILDATKITVVYNSHWLGKLTSADLVSLLAKVTLARIIERDDFEKRIKNNESIGMHELLYPIFQAYDSIVLQADVELGGTDQTFNVLMGRFLQEHFGQKGQIAITMPLLIGLDGVHKMSKSLGNYVGLNESAAQAFGKLMSISDNLMWHYFLLLLSKTSQQISEMQSAVTAGTLHPMNLKKDMAQAIVARFWSADEAVTARNQFEALFQSRDYSQAEQVELPHGFANPVWIVELLKVLGAVTTSSDAKRLIESGSVHMNDEVVTDFKAVINWQSGTIIKVGKHRIYKIK; translated from the coding sequence ATGATGAGTGAAATGGACAAAATAGAGCAGTTAACTGCAGGGACAGTAAATATTTATTCTGAAAACGAACTTGTTGCTGCAATAAAAAGTGGTAAAAAACTTAAAGTAAAACTTGGAGCTGATCCCACAGCTCCTGATTTACATTTGGGGCATACGGTTGTTTTTTCAAAATTAAAACAATTTCAAGATCTTGGGCATGAAGTTATTTTTTTAATTGGTGATTTTACTGCACAAATTGGTGATCCTACAGGACGTGATAAAACACGACCGCCATTAACAGAAGATGTAATCAATCACAATTTGCAATCCTATTTTGATCAAGTAGGTAGAATTTTAGATGCTACAAAAATAACGGTGGTCTACAATTCCCACTGGCTTGGCAAGTTAACAAGTGCCGATTTAGTGAGCTTACTTGCTAAAGTAACACTTGCGCGCATTATAGAGCGTGATGATTTTGAAAAACGTATTAAAAATAACGAATCAATTGGTATGCATGAACTATTATATCCAATATTCCAAGCCTATGATTCTATTGTGCTGCAAGCTGATGTTGAATTGGGTGGAACTGACCAAACATTCAATGTGTTAATGGGGCGATTTTTGCAGGAGCATTTTGGACAAAAAGGACAAATTGCAATCACCATGCCATTGCTTATTGGCTTAGATGGTGTGCATAAAATGTCCAAATCTTTGGGCAATTATGTTGGTTTAAATGAATCTGCAGCACAAGCGTTTGGCAAATTGATGTCCATATCTGATAATCTTATGTGGCATTATTTTTTGTTGCTGCTCAGTAAAACTTCTCAGCAGATTAGTGAAATGCAGTCAGCAGTTACTGCTGGTACTTTACATCCAATGAACTTAAAAAAAGATATGGCACAAGCGATTGTTGCACGGTTTTGGTCGGCTGATGAAGCAGTAACTGCGCGTAATCAGTTTGAAGCATTGTTCCAGAGCCGTGATTATTCGCAAGCAGAACAAGTAGAATTGCCGCATGGTTTTGCTAATCCTGTGTGGATAGTAGAATTGCTTAAAGTTTTGGGTGCGGTAACAACATCTTCAGATGCAAAGCGGTTGATTGAATCTGGTTCTGTGCACATGAATGATGAAGTTGTTACTGATTTTAAAGCAGTTATAAACTGGCAATCAGGTACAATTATTAAAGTTGGCAAACACCGTATTTATAAAATTAAGTAA